In a single window of the Melanotaenia boesemani isolate fMelBoe1 chromosome 22, fMelBoe1.pri, whole genome shotgun sequence genome:
- the LOC121634226 gene encoding hormonally up-regulated neu tumor-associated kinase, with protein sequence MPAAAVKPTLEDMVAEGGGVGERGVSQWEASGSGQERLPLPSLKVPREMLRNFPHSKRVGSYLVGKMINKGSFAKVMEGLHIGTGEKVAIKVIDKKKARQDSYVLKNMKREPRIHQMVRHPHIVVLLETLETENSYYMAMELCAGGDLMDRICERKRLEEREVRRYTRQILSAVEHLHKHGVVHRDLKIENFLLDEHNNIKIVDFGLSNTLKPDSISLELLSTQCGSPAYAAPELLAHRKYGPKVDVWSIGVSMFAMLTGTLPFTVEPFNIKHLHQKMVNGEISSIPSDISKGAVSFVMSLLEPDPAKRPSVRAVMEERWLNEGYAKKPLQTHSYKNRLCPEDLDSSVLAYMTETLGYSLPEIIHTVTTNRPSAIMATYHLLLSKLNRSQKGAKAGKKLEINDWSFPSKNTWRDMTYAEAKTQQQGESTNEKSSKQFNRPLRVQQTDECQSNRKRTEDQHRKDHREDDENLPPSPSLPQLPHSASPSLPPRFSSPFPTPLSAEATDEEIAISLDTKETLFPEVSLFGERELVHLSPPKSSASKLCDSAPCQVPLPTEPIRDSSISRPIRHTHLLRTTQSDGAADHGSDCFHDNRHQDDSNHMSINERLEKLQTFYSTEKKEISPRMLLDTDTHTTHSSDRGHLGTMEKTQASPSAPLPHLRNVGLKDGRGRKMTWVGLNRPGPPRLLINGSKPPVFPSHRQHTMVIKSLRQERGKRKELSAAGGGERAGEGMSGAKRNTVQLRSSLQRRVGDLNLPLLPAALQGKSDRKNHLHSMDY encoded by the exons ATGCCAGCTGCTGCAGTGAAGCCCACTCTGGAGGACATGGTCGCAGAGGGAGGAGGCGTTGGAGAACGTGGGGTGTCCCAGTGGGAAGCCTCGGGGTCGGGCCAGGAGCGGCTGCCTCTGCCCTCCTTGAAAGTCCCACGGGAAATGCTGAGGAACTTCCCCCACTCCAAGCGGGTGGGATCCTACCTGGTGGGGAAGATGATCAATAAGGGCTCCTTTGCCAAAGTGATGGAGGGGCTGCACATCGGCACAGGGGAGAAG gtaGCCATTAAAGTGATAGACAAGAAGAAAGCACGCCAGGACTCCTATGTGCTGAAAAATATGAAGAGGGAACCTCGAATTCATCAGATGGTCCGACATCCTCATATTGTAGTTCTTCTAGAG ACTCTGGAGACGGAGAATAGTTACTACATGGCCATGGAGCTCTGTGCAGGAGGAGACCTGATGGATAGGATCTGTGAGAGGAAGAGGCTGGAGGAAAGGGAGGTGCGGCGCTACACCCGGCAGATCCTCTCTGCAGTGGAACACCTGCACAAACACGGCGTCGTGCACAG AGATTTAAAGATTGAAAACTTCCTTCTGGATGAGCATAACAACATAAAGATTGTAG ACTTTGGCCTGAGTAACACTCTGAAGCCTGACTCTATTTCTCTGGAGCTTCTCAGCACCCAGTGTGGAAGTCCTGCCTATGCAGCCCCTGAGCTGCTGGCTCACAGGAAGTATGGACCCAAAGTGGACGTCTGGTCCAT aggCGTGAGCATGTTTGCTATGCTGACAGGGACTCTACCCTTCACTGTTGAACCGTTCAATATTAAACATTTGCATCAGAAGATGGTCAATGGAGAGATCAGCAGCATCCCCAGTGACATCAGCAAAG GTGCTGTGTCATTTGTCATGTCTCTCCTGGAGCCAGATCCAGCGAAGAGACCCAGTGTCAGAGCAGTCATGGAGGAGAGATGGCTCAATGAAGGATATGCCAAGAAACCATTACAAACACACTCTTATAAAAACAG GTTGTGTCCAGAGGATCTCGACTCATCTGTGCTGGCATACATGACAGAGACGCTGGGCTACTCCCTCCCTGAAATAATCCACACTGTGACCACCAACAGACCTTCTGCCATCATGGCCACCTATCACCTGCTGCTCAGCAAGCTCAACAGAAGCCAGAAAGGAGCCAAGGCTGGCAAG AAGCTGGAGATTAATGATTGGAGTTTTCCAAGCAAGAATACGTGGAGAGACATGACTTACGCAGAGGCAAAGACTCAGCAGCAG GGTGAATCGACCAATGAGAAAAGTTCGAAGCAGTTCAACAGGCCTCTGAGGGTCCAACAGACAGATGAATGTCAGAGCAACAGGAAGAGGACGGAGGACCAGCACAGAAAAGACCACAGAGAGGATGATGAGAACCTCCCTCCATCCCCCTCCTTGCCCCAGCTTCCTCACTCTGCCTCCCCCTCTTTACCCCCCCGTTTTTCCTCCCCCTTCCCAACCCCTCTATCTGCAGAGGCTACTGATGAGGAGATTGCCATCAGCTTGGATACAAAGGAGACTCTGTTTCCTGAAG TGTCTTTGTTTGGAGAAAGAGAACTGGTCCATCTTTCCCCACCAAAGAGCTCTGCATCAAAACTTTGTGACTCCGCTCCTTGTCAAGTCCCATTACCAACGGAGCCAATCAGAGACAGCAGCATATCCAGACCAATCCGACACACACACCTCCTAAGGACAACTCAGTCGGATGGGGCAGCAGACCATGGGTCGgattgtttccatgacaaccgCCACCAGGATGACTCCAATCACATGAGCATCAACGAGCgactagaaaagctgcagacaTTTTACTCCACAGAGAAGAAGGAAATCTCTCCGCGAATGCTACTGGATactgacacacacaccacacactccTCAGACAGAGGGCACTTGGGTACCATGGAGAAAACTCAGGCATCACCCTCTGCTCCCCTTCCTCACCTGCGCAATGTAGGGTTAAAAGATGGACGGGGGAGAAAGATGACATGGGTGGGGCTGAACAGACCGGGGCCACCAAGACTTCTCATCAATGGATCTAAACCTCCAGTTTTCCCCTCGCATAGACAACATACTATGGTCATCAAGAGCCTCAGGCAGGAAAGGGGGAAGAGAAAAGAACTGtctgcagcaggaggaggagagagggcAGGAGAAGGGATGAGTGGAGCCAAGAGAAACACAGTTCAGTTACGTTCATCTCTCCAACGCCGGGTTGGGGATCTGAACCTGCCACTACTTCCAGCAGCTTTGCAGGGAAAAAGTGACAGGAAGAATCATCTACACAGTATGGACTATTAA